A genomic region of Micromonospora sp. NBRC 110009 contains the following coding sequences:
- a CDS encoding M67 family metallopeptidase: MLSIDRSIIDAIVAHARRDHPDEACGVVAGPAGSDTPTRHLPMENAARSMTFYEFDSMEQLKLWREMDDRDEEPVVIYHSHTATEAYPSRTDISFAGEPGAHYLLVSTREPDTEEIRSFRIVDGVVTEEPVRIVDAAVDPHAVQSYMFGQSPATVDYECSGR; this comes from the coding sequence GTGCTGAGCATCGACCGGTCGATCATCGACGCGATCGTGGCCCACGCGCGTCGGGACCACCCGGACGAGGCGTGCGGCGTGGTCGCCGGTCCCGCCGGCAGCGACACCCCGACCCGGCACCTCCCGATGGAGAACGCCGCCCGCTCCATGACCTTCTACGAGTTCGACTCGATGGAGCAGCTGAAGCTGTGGCGGGAGATGGACGACCGCGACGAGGAGCCGGTCGTCATCTACCACTCGCACACCGCGACCGAGGCCTACCCGTCGCGCACGGACATCTCCTTCGCCGGTGAGCCGGGAGCGCACTACCTGCTCGTCTCGACCCGTGAGCCCGACACGGAGGAGATCCGCTCCTTCCGCATCGTGGACGGCGTGGTGACCGAGGAGCCGGTCCGGATCGTGGATGCCGCCGTGGACCCGCACGCCGTCCAGTCCTACATGTTCGGGCAGAGCCCGGCGACGGTCGACTACGAGTGTTCCGGCCGCTGA
- a CDS encoding P-loop NTPase family protein, whose amino-acid sequence MKPGPVSSVDVPDPGGPAESPRCAPLPTRLGLTEPRPDEPLAVVVAGPAGAGRRELLAGLLGMEPAMLDVPAGSYLLVNHARVPTRAAYVPGYRQPHSYGADPLAAGPALARPPRRVELSLPDPLLRHFSVLDTPHTGSLGVADGRVLLDVVGRAGALLFVISADQAFTAAELHLLAEIARTRVEVFFAVTPGAAGWATPADGPTPTEGAGASVPSSGRPGPPAPRPAGRRVDPAEVSLAAHRAALLAAVPRLAAARWYAVRQADHSILRRTLVAWAADEGLRRASVRPPEPPGAHGKVPVVPGLDAGELAERLDRRTRSCAQRIRQHLALELANIHLRVVQEIVFGVGCAGLPQLLDREMEGLSLLATAQCDEAARTILDETAARAFGAPLAEGVRRRITHAVRWGLADHPAGRELDRVLLVTSTAGVAGLTGGGAFEALSGFPGAERDEVLPPVGVALSGGCWQHWRVPGNDDPNGARSWAQRALREVELELSREVSRRFEVIRLSLGAVLTDAVDHGILLA is encoded by the coding sequence ATGAAGCCGGGTCCTGTTTCCTCGGTCGACGTGCCCGATCCGGGCGGGCCGGCCGAGTCGCCACGCTGCGCGCCGCTGCCCACCCGGCTCGGGCTCACCGAGCCCCGCCCCGACGAGCCGCTGGCCGTCGTCGTGGCGGGTCCGGCCGGCGCCGGGCGGCGTGAGCTGCTGGCCGGCCTGCTCGGGATGGAGCCCGCGATGCTGGATGTGCCGGCGGGCAGCTACCTGCTGGTCAACCACGCCCGGGTGCCGACCCGGGCCGCGTACGTGCCGGGCTACCGCCAGCCGCACTCGTACGGCGCCGACCCGCTGGCGGCGGGTCCGGCCCTGGCCCGGCCCCCGCGCCGGGTCGAGCTGAGCCTGCCGGACCCACTGCTGCGGCACTTCTCGGTGCTCGACACGCCGCACACCGGCTCGCTGGGCGTCGCCGACGGCCGGGTGCTCCTGGACGTGGTGGGCCGGGCCGGCGCGCTGCTCTTCGTGATCTCCGCCGACCAGGCGTTCACCGCCGCCGAGCTGCACCTGCTGGCGGAGATCGCCCGCACCCGGGTCGAGGTGTTCTTCGCGGTCACCCCCGGAGCGGCCGGCTGGGCGACCCCGGCGGACGGCCCGACGCCGACGGAGGGCGCGGGGGCGTCCGTCCCGTCGTCCGGTCGTCCGGGACCGCCCGCGCCGCGCCCGGCCGGGCGCCGGGTCGACCCGGCGGAGGTCTCCCTCGCGGCGCACCGCGCCGCCCTGCTGGCCGCGGTGCCCCGGCTGGCCGCCGCCCGGTGGTACGCGGTCCGGCAGGCCGACCACTCGATTCTGCGCCGGACGCTGGTCGCCTGGGCGGCCGACGAGGGGCTGCGCCGGGCCAGCGTCCGGCCGCCGGAACCGCCGGGCGCGCACGGCAAGGTGCCGGTGGTGCCCGGGCTCGACGCCGGCGAACTCGCCGAGCGGCTGGACCGCCGGACCCGCTCCTGCGCGCAGCGCATCCGGCAGCACCTCGCCCTGGAACTGGCCAACATCCACCTCCGGGTGGTGCAGGAGATCGTCTTCGGGGTCGGCTGCGCCGGCCTGCCGCAGCTGCTCGACCGGGAGATGGAGGGGCTGTCGCTGCTCGCCACCGCCCAGTGCGACGAGGCCGCCCGGACCATCCTCGACGAGACGGCGGCCCGGGCCTTCGGAGCGCCGCTGGCCGAGGGGGTCCGCCGCCGGATCACGCACGCCGTGCGGTGGGGTCTCGCCGACCACCCCGCCGGCCGGGAGCTGGACAGGGTGCTCCTGGTCACCAGCACGGCCGGGGTGGCCGGGTTGACCGGCGGCGGCGCGTTCGAGGCGCTCTCCGGCTTCCCGGGGGCGGAGCGCGACGAGGTGCTGCCCCCGGTCGGGGTGGCGCTCTCCGGCGGCTGCTGGCAGCACTGGCGGGTCCCCGGCAACGACGATCCGAACGGCGCGCGCTCCTGGGCGCAGCGGGCGTTGCGTGAGGTCGAGCTCGAACTGTCCCGCGAGGTGTCCCGCCGCTTCGAGGTGATCCGTCTCTCGCTGGGTGCGGTGCTGACCGATGCTGTCGACCACGGCATCCTGCTCGCCTGA
- the rdgB gene encoding RdgB/HAM1 family non-canonical purine NTP pyrophosphatase has translation MNKVLLATRNRKKLVELQRILDGALGAHRIALLGLDDVEEYQELPETGLTFGENALIKAREGARRTGLPTIADDSGLAVDALNGMPGVFSARWSGRHGDDHANLQLVLDQIADLPDEHRGAAFVCTVALVLPTGKEHLVDGRQSGRLLRAPRGEGGFGYDPIFLGDGQERTNAELTPEEKDAISHRGKALRELAKLVAKVLPQP, from the coding sequence ATGAACAAGGTGCTGCTCGCCACCCGGAACCGCAAGAAGCTCGTCGAGCTGCAGCGCATCCTCGACGGCGCGCTCGGCGCGCACCGGATCGCCCTGCTCGGCCTCGACGACGTCGAGGAGTACCAGGAGCTGCCGGAGACCGGCCTGACCTTCGGCGAGAACGCGCTGATCAAGGCGCGGGAGGGCGCCCGGCGCACCGGCCTGCCGACCATCGCCGACGACTCCGGGCTGGCCGTGGACGCGCTCAACGGCATGCCGGGGGTGTTCAGCGCCCGCTGGTCCGGCCGGCACGGAGACGACCACGCCAACCTCCAGCTGGTGCTGGACCAGATCGCCGACCTGCCGGACGAGCATCGGGGCGCCGCCTTCGTCTGCACCGTGGCGCTGGTCCTGCCGACCGGCAAGGAGCACCTGGTCGACGGCCGCCAGTCCGGCCGGCTGCTGCGCGCGCCGCGCGGCGAGGGCGGCTTCGGGTACGACCCGATCTTCCTCGGCGACGGCCAGGAGCGGACCAACGCGGAGCTGACCCCGGAGGAGAAGGACGCGATCAGCCACCGCGGCAAGGCGCTGCGCGAGCTGGCGAAGCTGGTCGCCAAGGTGCTCCCGCAGCCCTGA
- a CDS encoding DUF2017 domain-containing protein → MFRRQGDRYVATFAVDEARVLRKVASEVVGLLTDGFDHGDPVVGRLFPEVYPEDAASTAEFRRYTEGDLKTAKIDQAGAILAALPDGETGGEVRLDAEAAEAWLRALNDARLAMGVRLEIKDGTDLGEELDDAVAEDPTSSRVFQLSVYAYLGYLQESLLNALID, encoded by the coding sequence ATGTTCCGTCGCCAGGGCGACCGCTACGTGGCCACCTTCGCGGTGGACGAGGCCCGGGTGCTGCGCAAGGTCGCCTCCGAGGTGGTCGGCCTGCTCACCGACGGCTTCGACCACGGCGACCCGGTGGTCGGCCGGCTCTTCCCCGAGGTCTACCCGGAGGACGCGGCGAGCACCGCCGAGTTCCGCCGCTACACCGAGGGCGACCTCAAGACCGCCAAGATCGACCAGGCCGGGGCGATCCTCGCCGCGCTGCCCGACGGCGAGACCGGCGGCGAGGTGCGCCTGGACGCGGAGGCGGCCGAGGCGTGGCTGCGCGCGCTCAACGACGCGCGGCTGGCCATGGGCGTCCGGCTGGAGATCAAGGACGGCACGGACCTCGGTGAGGAGCTCGACGACGCGGTCGCCGAGGACCCCACCTCGTCGCGGGTGTTCCAACTATCGGTCTACGCGTATCTCGGCTATCTCCAGGAATCCCTGCTCAACGCCCTGATCGACTGA
- a CDS encoding MBL fold metallo-hydrolase: MRLTVLGCAGSFPGPESPCSAYLVEADGFRLLIDFGSGALSTLQRYVGLHAPDAILLTHLHCDHMLDAVTYVVVRRYAPDGPYPPLPVYAPAGAPDRIAAAYGPDDNTVEDVYQFYALEPGTFPIGPFSVTVDRMNHPVETYGVRLEHGGKVLCYSSDTAPSDALLRLAQGADLFLCEASYLDGVENPPDLHLTGREAGEYATKAAVGRLLLTHLVPAWGSESHTVEAAAGAYAGPLDVVRPGACYEV, from the coding sequence ATGCGACTGACCGTCCTCGGCTGCGCGGGCAGCTTCCCGGGCCCCGAGTCCCCCTGCTCCGCCTACCTGGTGGAGGCGGACGGGTTCCGCCTGCTGATCGACTTCGGCTCCGGGGCGCTGTCCACCCTCCAGCGCTACGTCGGGCTGCACGCCCCCGACGCCATCCTCCTCACCCACCTGCACTGCGACCACATGCTCGACGCGGTCACCTACGTGGTGGTGCGGCGGTACGCCCCGGACGGCCCTTACCCGCCTCTGCCGGTGTACGCCCCAGCCGGCGCGCCCGACCGGATCGCCGCCGCGTACGGGCCGGACGACAACACGGTCGAGGACGTCTACCAGTTCTACGCCCTCGAGCCGGGCACCTTCCCGATCGGCCCGTTCAGCGTCACGGTCGACCGGATGAACCACCCGGTGGAGACGTACGGCGTGCGGCTGGAGCACGGCGGCAAGGTGCTCTGCTACTCGTCGGACACCGCACCCAGCGACGCGCTGCTGCGCCTGGCCCAGGGTGCCGACCTCTTCCTCTGCGAGGCCAGCTACCTCGACGGGGTGGAGAACCCGCCGGATCTGCACCTCACCGGCCGGGAGGCCGGCGAATACGCCACCAAGGCGGCCGTGGGCCGACTGCTGCTCACCCACCTGGTGCCAGCCTGGGGCAGCGAGTCACACACCGTGGAGGCGGCGGCCGGGGCGTACGCCGGGCCGCTCGACGTGGTGCGTCCCGGCGCCTGCTACGAGGTCTGA
- the clpS gene encoding ATP-dependent Clp protease adapter ClpS: MAAPQVAPVETPDTDEVPASDRPWVTIVWDDPVNLMTYVTWVFQKLFGYSREKAEQLMLDVHHKGKAVVSSGARERMEHDASQLHAYGLWATVDRS, translated from the coding sequence ATGGCGGCTCCACAGGTTGCACCGGTCGAGACGCCGGACACCGACGAGGTGCCGGCGTCCGACCGGCCCTGGGTGACGATCGTCTGGGACGATCCGGTGAACCTCATGACGTACGTGACCTGGGTGTTCCAGAAGCTCTTCGGGTACAGCCGGGAGAAGGCCGAGCAGCTCATGCTGGATGTGCACCACAAGGGCAAGGCGGTGGTCTCCAGCGGGGCCCGGGAGCGGATGGAGCACGACGCGTCGCAGCTGCACGCGTACGGGCTCTGGGCGACGGTGGACCGGTCGTGA
- a CDS encoding glycosyltransferase — MTAGVSPARIVRVANFVTGRSGGLRTALRHLGAGYLAAGHEPVLVIPGARYGDTRRPWGREITLPGPEVPGTGGYRVLADRRRLARVLTDLAPDRLEVSDRSTLRWTGRWARTHGVPSVMVSHESLTGLLGQWRLPAGLARRVADRLNLQTRHGYDRIVCTTRWAAEEFARLGASPVDLVPLGVDLATFHPRRADPMLRERYADHTEVLLVHCARLSVEKRPELAVAALARLRRVGVPAVLVMVGDGPLRPALARRAAGLPVHFTGFLPDRAAIAALLATADVVLAPGPVETFGLAGLEALASGTPVVANAASALPEVIGPGGLAADGTPSAFAAAVVRLLERPESVRRRAARQRAEEFGWPAAVAGFLRAHGVAAGQAGSETPAVT; from the coding sequence ATGACCGCCGGCGTGAGCCCGGCCCGGATCGTGCGGGTGGCGAACTTCGTGACCGGCCGCTCCGGCGGCCTGCGGACCGCCCTGCGGCACCTCGGCGCGGGCTACCTCGCCGCCGGCCACGAACCGGTGCTGGTCATCCCCGGCGCCCGGTACGGCGACACCCGCCGGCCATGGGGTCGGGAGATCACGCTGCCCGGACCGGAGGTGCCCGGCACCGGCGGCTACCGGGTGCTGGCCGACCGGCGCCGGCTGGCCCGGGTCCTCACCGACCTGGCGCCGGACCGGCTGGAGGTCTCCGACAGGAGCACCCTGCGCTGGACCGGCCGCTGGGCCCGAACCCACGGCGTGCCGTCGGTGATGGTCTCCCACGAGAGCCTGACCGGCCTGCTGGGCCAGTGGCGGCTGCCCGCCGGCCTCGCCCGTCGGGTCGCCGACCGGCTCAACCTGCAGACCCGGCACGGGTACGACCGGATCGTCTGCACCACCCGCTGGGCCGCCGAGGAGTTCGCCCGACTCGGCGCATCGCCGGTCGACCTGGTGCCGCTCGGCGTCGACCTGGCCACCTTCCATCCGCGACGCGCCGACCCGATGCTGCGCGAGCGGTACGCCGACCACACCGAGGTGCTGCTGGTGCACTGCGCGCGGCTGTCGGTGGAGAAGCGCCCCGAGCTGGCCGTGGCCGCCCTCGCCCGGCTGCGCCGCGTCGGCGTACCCGCCGTGCTGGTGATGGTGGGCGACGGGCCGCTGCGGCCCGCGCTGGCCCGGCGGGCGGCCGGCCTGCCGGTGCACTTCACCGGCTTCCTGCCCGACCGGGCGGCGATCGCCGCGCTGCTGGCCACCGCGGACGTGGTGCTCGCGCCCGGGCCGGTGGAGACCTTCGGCCTGGCCGGGCTGGAGGCGCTGGCGAGCGGCACGCCGGTGGTGGCGAACGCGGCCAGCGCCCTGCCCGAGGTGATCGGGCCGGGCGGGCTCGCCGCGGACGGCACTCCGTCGGCGTTCGCCGCGGCCGTCGTCCGGCTGCTGGAGCGCCCGGAGTCGGTTCGCCGCCGGGCCGCCCGGCAGCGAGCCGAGGAGTTCGGCTGGCCCGCCGCGGTCGCCGGTTTCCTCCGCGCGCACGGCGTGGCCGCCGGTCAGGCGGGGTCCGAAACCCCCGCCGTCACCTGA
- the rph gene encoding ribonuclease PH — MARPDGRQPDQLRPVTLTRGWSTHPEGSVLVEFGATRVLCTASVTEGVPRWRKGSGLGWVTAEYAMLPRATNTRSDRESVKGRIGGRTHEISRLIGRSLRACVDLKALGENSIVLDCDVLQADGGTRTAAITGAYVALYDAVTWLAERKALAGKVEKVMHRSVAAVSVGIIAGEPRLDLCYEEDVAAEVDMNVVCTGTGDFVEVQGTGEAGIFAREQLDALLDLGVAGCLELADAQRKALS, encoded by the coding sequence ATGGCGCGACCTGACGGGCGGCAGCCCGACCAACTCCGACCGGTGACCCTGACCCGGGGCTGGAGCACTCACCCGGAGGGCTCGGTGCTCGTCGAGTTCGGCGCGACCCGGGTGCTCTGCACGGCGAGCGTGACCGAGGGCGTCCCCCGCTGGCGCAAGGGCTCCGGTCTCGGCTGGGTGACCGCCGAGTACGCGATGCTGCCCCGGGCCACGAACACCCGCTCCGACCGGGAGAGCGTCAAGGGGAGGATCGGCGGGCGCACCCACGAGATCTCCCGGCTGATCGGGCGCAGCCTGCGGGCGTGCGTCGACCTGAAGGCGCTCGGCGAGAACTCGATCGTGCTCGACTGCGACGTGCTGCAGGCCGACGGCGGCACCCGGACCGCCGCCATCACCGGCGCCTACGTGGCGCTGTACGACGCGGTGACCTGGCTCGCCGAGCGGAAGGCCCTCGCCGGCAAGGTGGAGAAGGTGATGCACCGGTCGGTGGCGGCGGTCAGCGTCGGCATCATCGCCGGCGAGCCGCGGCTGGACCTGTGCTACGAGGAGGACGTGGCGGCCGAGGTCGACATGAACGTGGTCTGCACCGGGACCGGCGACTTCGTCGAGGTGCAGGGGACGGGCGAGGCCGGCATCTTCGCCCGCGAGCAGCTCGACGCCCTGCTCGACCTGGGCGTGGCGGGCTGCCTGGAACTGGCCGACGCCCAGCGGAAGGCGCTCTCATGA
- a CDS encoding PLP-dependent cysteine synthase family protein, producing the protein MARYDSLLDACGGTPLVGLPRLSPTVPDGAPPVRLWAKLEDRNPTGSIKDRAALFMVRAAEEGGRLRPGDTILEPTSGNTGISLAMVAKLRGYRLVCVMPENVSTERVQLLRMYGAEIIFSPAAGGSNQAVATAKQIAAEHPDWVMLYQYGNEANARAHYETTGPELLHDLPTITHFVAGLGTTGTLMGTGRYLREKVEDIQVVAAEPRYGELVYGLRNIDEGYVPELYDATVLSRRFSVGTRDAVLRTRQLVEVEGIFAGFSTGAILHAALAVAHEAVRDGRRADVAFVVADGGWKYLSTGAYGGTLADAEDALEGQLWA; encoded by the coding sequence ATGGCGCGGTACGACAGCCTGCTCGACGCCTGTGGCGGCACGCCCCTGGTGGGGCTGCCCCGGCTCTCCCCGACGGTGCCCGACGGCGCGCCGCCCGTGCGGCTCTGGGCGAAGCTGGAGGACCGGAACCCGACCGGCAGCATCAAGGACCGGGCCGCCCTGTTCATGGTCCGCGCGGCCGAGGAGGGTGGTCGGCTCCGTCCGGGTGACACGATCCTCGAGCCGACCAGCGGCAACACCGGCATCTCGCTGGCCATGGTGGCCAAGCTGCGCGGCTACCGGCTGGTCTGCGTGATGCCGGAGAACGTCTCCACCGAGCGGGTCCAGCTGCTCCGGATGTACGGCGCGGAGATCATCTTCTCGCCGGCCGCCGGCGGCTCGAACCAGGCTGTCGCCACCGCCAAGCAGATCGCCGCCGAGCACCCCGACTGGGTGATGCTCTACCAGTACGGCAACGAGGCGAACGCCCGGGCCCACTACGAGACGACCGGGCCGGAGCTGCTGCACGACCTGCCCACGATCACCCACTTCGTGGCGGGCCTGGGCACCACCGGCACCCTGATGGGCACGGGGCGCTACCTGCGGGAGAAGGTCGAGGACATCCAGGTCGTCGCCGCCGAGCCGCGGTACGGCGAGCTGGTCTACGGCCTGCGCAACATCGACGAGGGGTACGTCCCCGAGCTCTACGACGCCACGGTGCTCTCCCGACGCTTCTCGGTGGGCACCCGGGACGCGGTGCTGCGTACCCGGCAGCTGGTCGAGGTGGAGGGGATTTTCGCCGGCTTCTCCACCGGCGCGATCCTGCACGCCGCCCTCGCGGTGGCGCACGAGGCGGTCCGGGACGGCCGCCGGGCCGATGTCGCGTTCGTGGTCGCCGACGGCGGCTGGAAGTACCTCTCCACCGGGGCGTACGGCGGCACCCTCGCGGACGCCGAGGACGCCCTGGAGGGGCAGCTCTGGGCCTGA
- a CDS encoding MoaD family protein has protein sequence MAIEVRIPTILRSYTGGAKVVEGTGDTLGDLLTDLDSRHAGLKARLVTDAGALHRFVNVYVNDEDVRFLGALDAKLNDGDSVTILPAVAGGAFGFAAAAAIARHSAAAAAVAGAARVARR, from the coding sequence ATGGCCATCGAGGTTCGCATCCCCACCATCCTGCGCAGCTACACCGGCGGCGCGAAGGTCGTCGAGGGCACCGGCGACACGCTGGGCGACCTGCTCACCGACCTGGACTCCCGGCACGCCGGTCTGAAGGCCCGGCTGGTCACCGACGCCGGCGCCCTGCACCGGTTCGTCAACGTCTACGTCAACGACGAGGACGTCCGCTTCCTCGGCGCGCTCGACGCGAAGCTCAACGACGGCGACAGCGTCACCATCCTGCCGGCCGTGGCCGGCGGTGCTTTCGGCTTCGCCGCGGCAGCGGCGATCGCGCGGCACAGTGCCGCCGCGGCGGCGGTCGCCGGTGCGGCGCGCGTAGCGCGCCGCTGA
- a CDS encoding glycosyltransferase family 4 protein — protein MRIAIVTESFPPDVNGVAHSVVRTAEHLLARGHEPLVIAPSPAGGRRRATARQPYPVVRIPSVPLPRYQGFRLGVPTAGLSGALLGHRPDVVHLASPFILGAAGATLAARHGLPAVAVYQTDVASYARAYRVGWGEAAAWRRLRGIHNSAQRTLAPSTRAAADLIANGIQRIWLWRRGVDADRFQPARRSEELRRTLAPGGELLVGYVGRLAPEKRVELLAAAARLPGVRVVVAGDGPARPQLERALPGVRFLGVQHGEALARLYASLDVFVHTGPHETFGQTLQEAAASGVPVVAPASGGPVDLVQTGVTGVLVPPGDGDALAAAVAELIADPARRAAYGRAARAAVSRRSWRAVGDELIGHYEAVLAGAPAAGLPARG, from the coding sequence ATGCGGATCGCCATCGTGACCGAGTCGTTCCCGCCGGACGTGAACGGCGTGGCGCACTCCGTGGTCCGGACCGCGGAACACCTGCTGGCCCGCGGCCACGAGCCGCTGGTCATCGCGCCGTCGCCGGCCGGCGGCCGGCGCCGGGCCACCGCGCGCCAGCCGTACCCCGTGGTCCGGATCCCGAGCGTGCCGCTCCCGCGCTACCAGGGCTTCCGGCTGGGCGTGCCGACCGCCGGGCTGTCCGGCGCGCTGCTCGGCCACCGGCCGGACGTCGTCCACCTGGCCAGCCCGTTCATCCTCGGCGCGGCCGGGGCCACCCTGGCCGCCCGGCACGGCCTCCCGGCCGTCGCGGTCTACCAGACCGACGTCGCCTCCTACGCCCGGGCGTACCGGGTGGGCTGGGGTGAGGCGGCCGCCTGGCGCCGACTGCGCGGGATCCACAACTCGGCGCAGCGCACCCTCGCGCCGTCGACCCGGGCGGCCGCCGACCTGATCGCCAACGGCATCCAGCGGATCTGGCTGTGGCGGCGCGGCGTCGACGCCGACCGCTTCCAGCCGGCCCGGCGCAGCGAGGAGCTGCGCCGCACCCTGGCGCCCGGCGGCGAGCTGCTCGTCGGCTACGTGGGCCGCCTCGCCCCGGAGAAGCGGGTGGAGCTGCTGGCGGCCGCCGCCCGGCTGCCCGGCGTACGGGTCGTGGTGGCCGGCGACGGCCCGGCCCGCCCGCAGCTCGAACGCGCCCTGCCCGGGGTGCGTTTCCTCGGCGTCCAGCACGGCGAGGCACTGGCCCGGCTCTACGCCAGCCTCGACGTCTTCGTCCACACCGGGCCGCACGAGACGTTCGGGCAGACGCTCCAGGAGGCGGCGGCCAGCGGCGTGCCGGTGGTCGCCCCGGCCAGCGGCGGCCCGGTGGACCTGGTCCAGACCGGCGTGACGGGCGTCCTGGTGCCGCCCGGTGACGGGGACGCGCTCGCCGCCGCGGTGGCGGAACTCATCGCCGATCCGGCCCGCCGGGCCGCCTACGGCCGCGCCGCCCGGGCCGCGGTGAGTCGGCGCAGCTGGCGCGCCGTGGGGGACGAACTGATCGGGCACTACGAGGCGGTGCTGGCCGGCGCACCGGCGGCCGGCCTTCCGGCGCGCGGATGA